The proteins below come from a single Camelus bactrianus isolate YW-2024 breed Bactrian camel chromosome 2, ASM4877302v1, whole genome shotgun sequence genomic window:
- the CCKAR gene encoding cholecystokinin receptor type A: MAAEAHTWTSPPAPAAPPRQVAFGSLSGRSLEERAEREPFAGSPALGGKQQARMDVVDSLLVNGSNIAPPCELGIENETLFCLDQPRPSKEWQPAVQILLYSLIFLLSVLGNTLVITVLIRNKRMRTVTNIFLLSLAVSDLMLCLFCMPFNLIPNLLKDFIFGSAVCKTTTYFMGTSVSVSTFNLVAISLERYGAICKPLQSRVWQTKSHALKVIAATWCLSFTIMMPYPIYSNLVPFTKNNNQTANMCRFLLPNDAMQQSWHTFLLLILFLIPGIVMMVAYGLISLELYQGIKFDASQKKSARERKPSADSSSRYEDSDGCYLQKSKRPRKLELQQLSTSSGGRVGRIRSSSPAANLMAKKRVIRMLMVIVVLFFLCWMPIFSANAWRAYDTASAERRLSGTPISFILLLSYTSSCVNPIIYCFMNKRFRLGFMATFPCCPNPSPPGARGDAGEEAESRTTRASLSRCSYGHGHGHASASAPPP; the protein is encoded by the exons ATGGCTGCAGAAGCCCACACCTGGACATCACCCCCTGCACCCGCTGCCCCTCCACGGCAGGTTGCATTTGGGAGCCTCTCTGGCCGGTCATTAGAGGAGCGAGCCGAGAGGGAGCCGTTCGCGGGCTCACCGGCACTTGGTGGAAAGCAGCAGGCAAGGATGGATGTGGTCGACAGCCTTCTTGTGAATGGCAGCAACATCGCTCCCCCCTGTGAACTGGGGATCGAAAATGAGACGCTTTTCTGCTTGGATCAGCCCCGTCCTTCCAAAG AGTGGCAGCCGGCCGTGCAGATTCTGCTGTACTCCCTAATATTCCTGCTCAGCGTGCTGGGAAACACGCTGGTCATTACGGTGCTGATTCGCAACAAGAGGATGAGAACAGTCACCAACATCTTCCTGCTCTCCCTGGCTGTCAGCGACCTCATGCTCTGCCTCTTCTGCATGCCATTCAACCTCATCCCCAACCTGCTCAAGGATTTCATCTTCGGGAGCGCCGTCTGCAAGACCACCACCTACTTCATGG GCACCTCTGTGAGTGTATCCACCTTTAATCTGGTGGCCATATCGCTGGAGAGATATGGTGCAATTTGCAAACCCTTACAGTCCCGAGTCTGGCAGACAAAATCCCACGCTTTGAAGGTGATTGCTGCTACCTGGTGCCTCTCCTTCACCATCATGATGCCGTACCCAATTTATAGCAACTTGGTGCCTTTTACCAAAAATAACAACCAGACCGCGAATATGTGCCGCTTTCTACTGCCAAACGATGCTATGCAACAGTCCTG gcACACGTTCCTGTTACTCATCCTCTTTCTGATTCCTGGAATTGTGATGATGGTGGCATATGGACTAATCTCTTTGGAACTTTACCAAGGAATAAAATTTGATGCTAGCCAGAAGAAGTCTGCTAGAG AAAGGAAGCCGAGCGCCGACAGCAGCAGCAGATACGAGGACAGCGACGGCTGTTACCTGCAGAAGTCGAAGCGCCCGAGGaagctggagctgcagcagctgtCCACCAGCAGCGGCGGCAGGGTCGGCCGCATCAGGAGCAGCAGCCCCGCCGCCAACCTGATGGCCAAGAAGCGCGTGATCCGCATGCTCATGGTCATCGTGGTTCTCTTCTTCCTGTGCTGGATGCCCATCTTCAGCGCCAACGCCTGGCGGGCCTACGACACCGCCTCGGCCGAGCGCCGCCTCTCCGGGACCCCCATCTCCTTCATCCTCCTACTCTCCTACACCTCCTCCTGCGTCAACCCCATCATCTACTGCTTCATGAACAAACGGTTCCGCCTCGGCTTCATGGCCACCTTCCCCTGCTGCCCCAACCCCAGTCCTCCAGGAGCGAGAGGCGACGCGGGGGAGGAGGCGGAAAGCAGGACCACGCGGGCCTCTCTGTCCAGGTGCTCGTACGGCCACGGCCACGGCCACGCGAGCGCCTCTGCCCCGCCCCCGTGA